One Yimella lutea DNA window includes the following coding sequences:
- the betA gene encoding choline dehydrogenase, which produces MKKKYDYVIVGGGSAGSALANRLSSDKNTSVLVLEAGRADFLFDPLIHMPAALMFPSGNPLYDWAYETEPEPHMGGRRVPHARGKVLGGSSSINGMIFQRGNAGDYDKWATFEGMEHWDYAHCLPYFKRMETCIAGADDWRGGSGPLKLERGPASSPLFQAFFEATQQAGYPRTDDVNGYRQEGFAPFDRNVFKGSRMSASRAYLRPIRNRKNLDIATLATVTGLQWSGNRVTGVDFARGGKFKHSVEAGEVILCGGAFNSPQLLQLSGVGNPETLRAAGVTPRIDLPGVGENLQDHLEVYLQHSSLQPVSIAPWLKKWKAPYIGAEWLFLNRGVGASNHFEGGGFIRTNEEVTYPNLMFHFLPIAVRYDGTAPEGTHGYQVHVGPMNSDVRGHVRIKNDDPLAKPGILFNYLSTENDRREWVEVIRAARHILKQPAFAPFNGGEISPGPSVETDQEIIDWVAKDAETALHPSCSAKMGVDDMAVVDPSSMKVHGTEGLRVVDASVFPTITNGNIYAPVMMVAEKAADLIAGNAPLAPEHPPVYRAKSGMPIFPEGDPRNHSWNAADKVPSAAEAMGEIQ; this is translated from the coding sequence ATGAAGAAGAAGTACGACTACGTGATCGTCGGCGGCGGGTCCGCCGGCTCGGCTCTTGCCAACCGGCTGTCGAGCGACAAGAACACCAGCGTCCTGGTGCTGGAAGCAGGTCGTGCCGACTTCCTGTTCGACCCGTTGATCCACATGCCGGCGGCGTTGATGTTCCCCTCGGGCAACCCGCTCTACGACTGGGCCTACGAGACCGAGCCCGAGCCGCACATGGGTGGACGACGCGTCCCGCATGCCCGCGGCAAGGTGCTCGGCGGGTCGAGCTCGATCAACGGCATGATCTTCCAGCGCGGCAACGCCGGTGACTACGACAAGTGGGCCACGTTCGAGGGCATGGAGCACTGGGACTACGCCCACTGCCTGCCCTACTTCAAGCGCATGGAGACCTGCATCGCCGGCGCGGACGACTGGCGCGGTGGCTCCGGTCCGCTGAAGCTCGAGCGTGGGCCGGCCAGCAGCCCGCTGTTCCAAGCGTTCTTCGAGGCGACCCAGCAGGCCGGTTATCCGCGCACGGACGACGTCAACGGTTATCGCCAGGAGGGTTTCGCGCCCTTCGATCGCAACGTCTTCAAGGGCAGCCGGATGAGCGCGTCCCGCGCCTACCTGCGCCCGATCCGCAACCGCAAGAACCTCGACATCGCCACGCTCGCCACCGTGACCGGCCTGCAGTGGTCGGGCAACCGGGTGACCGGCGTCGACTTTGCGCGCGGCGGCAAGTTCAAGCACTCCGTCGAGGCGGGCGAGGTCATCCTGTGCGGTGGCGCGTTCAACTCTCCACAACTGTTGCAGCTCAGCGGAGTCGGCAACCCGGAGACGCTTCGTGCAGCCGGCGTCACGCCGCGCATCGACCTGCCCGGCGTCGGTGAGAACCTGCAGGACCACCTCGAGGTCTACCTGCAGCACTCCAGCTTGCAGCCGGTGTCGATCGCGCCCTGGCTGAAGAAGTGGAAGGCCCCGTACATCGGTGCCGAGTGGCTGTTCCTCAACCGCGGCGTCGGTGCGTCCAACCACTTCGAGGGCGGCGGATTCATCCGCACCAACGAGGAGGTCACCTACCCGAACCTGATGTTCCACTTCCTGCCGATCGCGGTCCGCTACGACGGCACCGCGCCGGAGGGCACGCACGGCTACCAGGTGCACGTCGGCCCGATGAACTCCGACGTGCGCGGCCACGTCCGCATCAAGAACGACGACCCGCTGGCCAAGCCCGGCATCTTGTTCAACTACCTGTCCACCGAGAACGACCGGCGCGAGTGGGTCGAGGTCATCCGGGCCGCCCGGCACATCCTGAAGCAGCCCGCGTTCGCGCCGTTCAACGGCGGCGAGATCTCGCCCGGACCGTCGGTCGAGACCGACCAGGAGATCATCGACTGGGTGGCCAAGGACGCCGAGACCGCGCTGCACCCGTCCTGCTCGGCCAAGATGGGTGTCGACGACATGGCGGTCGTCGACCCGTCGTCGATGAAGGTGCACGGCACCGAGGGTCTGCGGGTTGTGGACGCGTCGGTCTTCCCGACCATCACGAACGGCAACATCTACGCACCGGTGATGATGGTCGCGGAGAAGGCGGCCGACCTGATCGCCGGCAACGCCCCGCTCGCGCCGGAGCACCCGCCGGTCTACCGGGCGAAGTCGGGCATGCCGATCTTCCCGGAGGGTGACCCACGCAACCACTCGTGGAACGCTGCGGACAAGGTGCCGAGTGCCGCCGAGGCCATGGGTGAGATCCAGTGA
- the betT gene encoding choline BCCT transporter BetT, whose translation MSSVDTQEITQPRTKWPVLIVSGVFTLAVAAWALFAPDHAGRVLGDTVSWISNWFGWFYILLATAILVFVVYLGLRYSRVRLGADSDRPEFSTFSWACMLFAAGIGTDVMFFAVAEPATQYLHPPQGKGETLDAARESTVWTLFHYGITGWGMYALMGIALGYFAHRKGLPLAVRSALHPLFGKRINGRIGDAVDIATVLGTIFGVATSLGIGVVMLNVGLDVMFGIDQGTPAQVGLAILAVVVATISATSGVDKGIRILSQLNVVLAIVLALWVLVTGQTAFLLRAAMMNVGDFVNLFPGMTMDTMAFDYDAEWMNGWTLFFWAWWIAWASFVGMFLARISKGRTIGQFVVGTLTIPFIYIVMWVTIFGNSAVKRIMDGDKAFGETAVNTPETGFYDMLQQYPGAMVLVALATFVGLLFYVTSADSGALVMANLSSDLPDSDVDAKPWLRVLWAAATGLLTVAVLLVGGIGALQSATIIMGLPFAIVMVLVMIGLHRALEGERLHADALRTSVTASVVGREAAASPGSWKRRLARSLGTVSLKQATQRLDSTVVPALREVAGELVERGVDASVEDVAGSTTQAPRTAVLTVRDGEEQFAYTVQVRRMKAPSYGSRMIEADDQTTLLEVVLPSGGAYDVIAYSFEQICHDVLDHYEWWVSTQQAVSDAT comes from the coding sequence GTGAGTTCTGTTGATACGCAAGAGATCACGCAGCCGCGCACCAAATGGCCGGTGCTGATCGTCTCGGGCGTCTTCACGCTCGCGGTCGCTGCCTGGGCGCTTTTTGCTCCCGACCACGCCGGACGGGTCCTGGGTGACACGGTGAGCTGGATCTCGAACTGGTTCGGCTGGTTCTACATTCTGCTGGCGACCGCGATCCTCGTTTTCGTCGTCTACCTCGGACTGCGGTACTCGAGGGTGCGACTGGGTGCGGACTCCGATCGTCCGGAGTTCTCCACATTCTCCTGGGCGTGCATGTTGTTCGCGGCCGGCATCGGCACGGACGTGATGTTCTTCGCCGTCGCCGAACCGGCAACGCAGTACCTCCACCCGCCGCAGGGCAAGGGTGAAACCCTCGACGCGGCAAGGGAATCCACCGTCTGGACGCTGTTCCACTACGGCATCACCGGGTGGGGAATGTACGCCCTCATGGGCATCGCGCTCGGCTACTTCGCACACCGCAAGGGTCTGCCGCTCGCCGTTCGTTCGGCGCTGCATCCGCTGTTCGGCAAACGCATCAACGGACGCATCGGGGACGCCGTCGACATCGCGACCGTGCTCGGCACGATCTTCGGTGTCGCCACCTCGCTGGGCATCGGCGTGGTGATGCTCAATGTCGGCCTCGACGTGATGTTCGGCATCGACCAGGGGACGCCGGCACAGGTGGGACTGGCGATCCTCGCGGTCGTCGTCGCGACCATTTCCGCGACGTCCGGCGTCGACAAGGGCATTCGCATCCTGTCCCAGCTCAACGTCGTCCTCGCGATCGTCCTCGCCCTGTGGGTGCTGGTCACCGGGCAGACCGCATTCCTGCTGCGGGCCGCGATGATGAACGTCGGCGACTTCGTCAACCTCTTCCCGGGCATGACGATGGACACCATGGCCTTCGACTACGACGCGGAATGGATGAACGGCTGGACGCTGTTCTTCTGGGCCTGGTGGATTGCCTGGGCGTCCTTCGTGGGCATGTTCCTCGCCCGCATCTCCAAGGGCCGCACGATCGGCCAGTTCGTGGTCGGCACGCTGACCATCCCGTTCATCTACATCGTGATGTGGGTGACCATCTTCGGAAACAGCGCCGTGAAGCGAATCATGGACGGGGACAAGGCTTTCGGTGAGACCGCGGTCAACACTCCGGAGACCGGGTTCTACGACATGCTGCAGCAGTACCCGGGCGCGATGGTCCTCGTCGCACTGGCCACGTTCGTGGGTCTGCTCTTCTACGTGACCAGCGCGGACTCGGGCGCTCTGGTGATGGCGAACCTCTCGTCCGACCTACCCGACTCCGACGTCGACGCCAAGCCGTGGCTGCGGGTCCTGTGGGCCGCCGCGACCGGTCTGCTCACGGTGGCCGTGTTGCTGGTCGGCGGCATCGGTGCGCTGCAGAGCGCCACGATCATCATGGGTCTGCCGTTCGCGATCGTCATGGTGCTGGTGATGATCGGCCTGCACCGCGCGCTCGAAGGCGAACGTCTGCACGCGGACGCACTACGCACCTCGGTGACCGCGTCCGTCGTCGGGCGGGAGGCAGCGGCGAGCCCGGGTTCGTGGAAGCGTCGCCTCGCACGTTCGCTCGGCACCGTCTCGCTGAAGCAGGCGACCCAACGACTCGACTCGACCGTCGTCCCTGCCCTGCGCGAGGTCGCGGGCGAGTTGGTCGAGCGCGGTGTGGACGCGTCCGTCGAGGACGTCGCAGGCTCGACCACGCAGGCGCCGCGGACGGCGGTGCTGACCGTCCGGGACGGTGAGGAGCAGTTCGCCTACACCGTGCAGGTGCGTCGGATGAAGGCCCCGAGCTACGGCTCGCGGATGATCGAGGCCGACGACCAGACCACGCTGCTGGAGGTCGTGCTCCCCAGCGGGGGTGCCTACGACGTGATCGCCTACTCGTTCGAGCAGATCTGTCACGACGTGTTGGACCACTACGAGTGGTGGGTCTCGACGCAGCAGGCGGTCTCCGACGCCACCTGA
- a CDS encoding NADP-dependent oxidoreductase: MSLPTRTREIQLASRPSGAPTPDNFRLMEVDLPELKDGEILVRNTVMSVDPYMRGRMNDVKSYVPPFQIDQPLDGGAVGTVIASRSDEFAEGQSVLHGLGWREHAILPAARATAVDTSDLRDSSYLGVLGMPGLTAYAGLMAAAEFQPGDAVFVSGAAGAVGSLVGQIARLSGASRVVGSAGSAAKVERLIDLGFDAAFDYHDGSVRDSLKKALPDGIDVYFDNVGGDHLEAAISALNVDGRVAMCGAISQYNATEPACAPRNLALAIGKRLTLRGFIVGKYSDMRDEFLSVVGPWLADGSIQWDETVREGLENAPQAFIDLLAGANTGKMIVRL, translated from the coding sequence ATGAGCCTTCCGACCAGAACCCGTGAGATCCAACTGGCGTCCCGCCCGAGCGGCGCGCCGACGCCCGACAACTTTCGGCTGATGGAGGTGGATCTGCCCGAGCTGAAGGACGGCGAGATCCTCGTCCGCAACACCGTCATGTCGGTCGACCCGTACATGCGTGGGCGGATGAACGATGTGAAGTCTTACGTGCCGCCGTTCCAGATCGACCAGCCGCTCGACGGCGGTGCGGTCGGCACCGTGATCGCTTCTCGTTCGGACGAATTCGCCGAAGGGCAGAGCGTGCTGCACGGACTCGGCTGGCGCGAGCACGCCATCCTCCCGGCAGCGCGCGCGACGGCCGTCGACACCTCCGACCTGCGTGACAGCAGCTATCTCGGGGTACTCGGCATGCCTGGCCTGACCGCGTATGCGGGACTCATGGCGGCGGCCGAGTTCCAGCCCGGGGACGCGGTATTCGTCTCGGGTGCCGCCGGCGCCGTGGGTTCACTGGTCGGGCAGATCGCCCGACTGTCCGGGGCCTCGCGCGTAGTCGGATCGGCCGGTTCCGCAGCCAAGGTGGAGCGACTCATCGACCTCGGGTTCGACGCCGCCTTCGACTACCACGACGGATCGGTGCGCGACTCGTTGAAGAAGGCCCTGCCCGACGGCATCGACGTCTACTTCGACAACGTCGGTGGCGACCACCTCGAAGCCGCGATCTCCGCGCTCAACGTCGACGGGCGCGTGGCGATGTGTGGTGCGATCTCGCAATACAACGCGACCGAACCCGCTTGTGCACCAAGGAATCTCGCGCTCGCGATCGGCAAGCGCCTGACGCTGCGCGGATTCATCGTGGGCAAGTACTCCGACATGCGGGACGAGTTCCTGTCGGTGGTCGGTCCGTGGCTGGCCGACGGTTCGATCCAGTGGGACGAGACGGTGCGCGAAGGACTGGAGAACGCCCCGCAGGCGTTCATCGACCTGCTCGCCGGGGCCAACACCGGCAAGATGATCGTCCGCCTGTGA
- a CDS encoding integrase catalytic domain-containing protein translates to MELTVGQRKAVLVSQVKAWPKATKAEKTAILDHLVAVNGWHRDHARKMLRRAVAGHDPNRPRAQRDPVYRYDPAVIDALVTCWVVLDGPTGKRLHPALPDLTTALIAHGELHCTPDTLAALLRMSPATIDRRLKPHRTGLIATKGRSMTKPGSLLKASIPMKTWHEWNETVPGFLQIDLVAHEGGDNNGAFHYTLDATDIATGWTEAISVRSKGERIVAAGLTDLILRFPFGINGIHSDNGGEFINHHLAKWCDARRITLTRGRAHHSNDQAYVEQKNWSSVRRAVGYYRYDTRHELDLLNQLWPLQAALDNLYLPQQKLRSKSRNGAKVTKTYDTAATPLHRLTRDHPQYLTDQDAADLSTRATQINPAELRRQIHAIQASLIELARRRGKVEQRPKRNATYLSRKKIHPTKRANSDESTTHSTRAS, encoded by the coding sequence ATGGAGCTCACGGTGGGTCAGCGCAAGGCGGTCCTGGTCTCGCAGGTGAAGGCGTGGCCGAAGGCGACGAAGGCGGAGAAGACAGCGATCCTGGACCATCTGGTCGCGGTCAACGGGTGGCACAGGGACCACGCCCGCAAGATGCTCCGCCGCGCGGTCGCCGGTCATGACCCGAATCGTCCCCGAGCACAGCGTGATCCGGTCTACCGCTACGACCCTGCCGTGATCGATGCCCTGGTGACCTGCTGGGTGGTCCTGGACGGCCCCACCGGGAAGCGACTGCACCCTGCGCTGCCCGACCTGACCACCGCGCTGATCGCCCACGGCGAACTGCACTGCACCCCTGACACGTTGGCCGCGCTGCTACGAATGTCACCCGCCACGATCGACCGCCGCCTCAAACCACACCGCACCGGCCTGATCGCGACCAAGGGCCGGTCGATGACCAAACCCGGCAGCCTCCTCAAGGCCAGCATCCCGATGAAGACCTGGCACGAATGGAACGAAACCGTCCCCGGCTTCCTCCAGATCGACCTGGTCGCACACGAAGGCGGCGACAACAACGGAGCCTTCCACTACACCCTGGACGCCACCGACATCGCGACCGGTTGGACCGAAGCGATCAGTGTCCGCTCCAAAGGCGAACGAATCGTCGCCGCCGGCCTGACCGACCTGATCCTGCGATTCCCGTTCGGCATCAACGGAATCCACTCCGACAACGGGGGCGAGTTCATCAACCACCACCTCGCGAAGTGGTGCGACGCGCGACGTATCACCCTGACCCGCGGCCGGGCCCACCACAGCAACGACCAGGCCTACGTCGAGCAGAAGAACTGGTCCAGCGTCCGCCGCGCGGTCGGTTACTACCGGTACGACACCCGCCACGAGCTCGACCTGCTCAACCAACTGTGGCCCCTGCAAGCAGCACTCGACAACCTCTACCTGCCCCAACAAAAGCTGCGCAGCAAGTCTCGCAACGGCGCCAAGGTCACCAAAACCTACGACACCGCCGCGACCCCGCTGCACCGCCTGACCCGGGACCACCCGCAGTACCTCACCGATCAAGACGCCGCTGACCTGAGCACACGAGCCACCCAGATCAACCCCGCCGAACTACGCCGTCAGATCCACGCGATCCAAGCCAGTCTCATCGAACTCGCCCGCCGCAGAGGCAAAGTCGAACAACGACCCAAGCGCAACGCGACCTACCTCAGCCGCAAGAAAATCCACCCCACCAAGCGGGCAAATTCAGATGAGTCAACGACTCACTCCACGCGGGCATCTTGA
- the surE gene encoding 5'/3'-nucleotidase SurE → MHVLVTNDDGIESAGLAALVKAALGRGYTVQVAAPAHEYSGASASLAGEEKDGKIVLVKADPPEMPEGVDCIGVKAAPGLIAFLASYGAFGDKPDLIMSGCNLGANTGHATLHSGTVGAAHTAVTHDIPGLAVSVTSGEPQNWDTVQRITDIALEWLEKTEFNGHVLNINVPDVPWSKLRGLRGAHLAPFGAVQARIDERFTEGIDVTYIAEDADDEPGSDHHLLTQGWATATWLRAPVDNLDLEVPEFTGEGTEDDVEEYRPDSARVMTTRESD, encoded by the coding sequence ATGCACGTATTGGTCACCAATGACGACGGGATCGAGTCGGCAGGTCTGGCAGCACTCGTCAAGGCGGCTCTCGGACGCGGTTACACCGTCCAGGTGGCCGCACCGGCACACGAGTACTCGGGTGCTTCCGCGTCCCTGGCCGGTGAGGAGAAGGACGGGAAAATCGTTCTCGTCAAAGCGGATCCACCCGAAATGCCCGAAGGGGTCGACTGCATCGGCGTGAAGGCAGCGCCCGGTCTCATTGCCTTCCTCGCCTCGTACGGCGCCTTCGGTGACAAGCCCGACCTGATCATGTCCGGATGCAACCTCGGCGCCAACACCGGTCACGCGACGCTGCATTCCGGCACCGTCGGAGCGGCCCACACTGCGGTCACGCACGACATCCCCGGCCTGGCCGTGTCGGTGACCTCAGGCGAGCCGCAGAACTGGGACACCGTCCAGCGCATCACCGACATCGCGCTTGAGTGGCTGGAGAAGACCGAGTTCAACGGCCACGTGCTCAACATCAACGTCCCCGACGTGCCGTGGTCGAAGCTGCGCGGCCTGCGCGGTGCACATTTGGCACCGTTCGGCGCCGTGCAGGCGCGCATCGACGAGCGGTTCACCGAGGGCATCGACGTCACGTACATCGCGGAGGACGCCGACGACGAGCCCGGTTCGGATCATCACCTGCTCACCCAGGGCTGGGCCACGGCCACCTGGTTGCGTGCTCCGGTCGACAACCTGGATCTCGAGGTTCCGGAGTTCACGGGCGAGGGCACCGAGGACGACGTCGAGGAGTACCGCCCCGACTCCGCGCGGGTGATGACGACCCGCGAGAGCGACTGA
- a CDS encoding NupC/NupG family nucleoside CNT transporter, with protein MVNVLWGIGGMIGLLTIAYLLSMDRKAIKARTIAAALALQVGFGVLVLFVPWGRDALAKASEGVQAVIDSSKEGISFLFGPLIPKEGMVFALQVLPVIVFFASLTAILFHLGILQKVVTWLGGALAKVLGTRHEESVNAAANIFLGQTEAPLVIKPYLSRISRSGLFAVMVGGLSTVAGSVLVGYALLGAKLDYLIAASFMAAPGALLMAKIILPEGAEPATVPATAKAGDGVGTVDLDRGESRAVAVDDDDDEDEVKHRNVIDAAAAGASDGMKLALNIGAMLLAFISLIALINLLLGVVGGWFGADDLKFETILGYVMAPIMTLIGVPWSEATDAGSYVGQKVVVNEFVAFSNFAPNIADFSQRTQAIVTFALTGFANLGSLGILLGGLGGMAPKRRGEIAELGLRAILAATLANLMSAAIAGILLG; from the coding sequence ATGGTCAACGTTCTCTGGGGGATCGGGGGCATGATCGGCCTGCTGACCATCGCGTATCTGCTCTCGATGGACCGCAAGGCGATCAAGGCGCGGACGATCGCTGCCGCGCTTGCGTTGCAGGTGGGCTTCGGCGTGCTGGTGCTGTTCGTGCCGTGGGGACGCGACGCGCTCGCGAAGGCGTCCGAGGGCGTCCAGGCCGTCATCGACTCCTCGAAGGAAGGCATCAGCTTCCTGTTCGGGCCGTTGATCCCGAAGGAGGGGATGGTCTTCGCGTTGCAGGTGCTACCGGTGATCGTCTTCTTCGCCTCGCTGACGGCGATCCTGTTCCACCTGGGCATCCTGCAGAAGGTGGTCACCTGGCTCGGTGGGGCGCTCGCCAAGGTGCTCGGCACCCGTCACGAGGAGTCGGTCAACGCCGCCGCAAACATCTTCCTCGGCCAGACCGAGGCGCCGTTGGTGATCAAGCCGTACCTTTCGAGGATCTCCCGCTCCGGGCTGTTCGCGGTGATGGTCGGCGGGTTGTCGACCGTCGCAGGTTCGGTGCTGGTCGGTTACGCGCTGCTCGGCGCCAAACTCGACTACCTGATCGCTGCCAGCTTCATGGCTGCTCCGGGCGCGCTGCTGATGGCGAAGATCATCCTTCCGGAGGGTGCCGAGCCAGCCACCGTGCCGGCCACCGCGAAAGCCGGCGATGGGGTCGGCACGGTCGACCTCGACAGGGGTGAATCGCGCGCGGTCGCTGTCGATGACGACGACGATGAGGACGAGGTCAAGCACCGCAACGTGATCGACGCCGCCGCCGCGGGCGCGTCCGACGGCATGAAGCTCGCATTGAACATCGGCGCGATGCTGCTGGCCTTCATCTCGCTGATCGCGCTGATCAACCTGCTGCTCGGCGTGGTCGGTGGGTGGTTCGGTGCTGACGACCTGAAGTTCGAGACGATCCTCGGCTATGTGATGGCGCCGATCATGACGCTCATCGGTGTGCCGTGGTCGGAGGCGACGGACGCGGGTTCGTACGTCGGTCAGAAGGTCGTGGTCAACGAGTTCGTGGCGTTCTCCAACTTCGCTCCCAACATCGCCGACTTCTCCCAGCGCACCCAGGCGATCGTCACCTTCGCGCTCACCGGCTTCGCCAACCTGGGCTCGCTCGGCATCCTGCTCGGCGGCCTCGGTGGGATGGCTCCCAAGCGCCGCGGTGAGATCGCCGAACTCGGTCTGCGTGCCATCCTCGCGGCCACTTTGGCGAACCTGATGAGCGCGGCGATCGCGGGTATCCTGCTGGGTTGA
- a CDS encoding TetR/AcrR family transcriptional regulator, which yields MKSERPVRERLLDAADAVLFENGSVSTPVDVILKHARASPPSLYSHFGNKEGLIASALRRRLTIWTQVWDEAIASAESDVDRLLALWPALRTYQAHHLAERWCAFSGTAAAHPSPSEQLAAVLADETHLLRMRLHDYSVPVAGKNANSLASQLFIAYTGTMATMLREPYEQAIDEGEATARALVSRYAA from the coding sequence GTGAAATCGGAACGACCCGTGCGCGAACGGCTGCTGGACGCCGCCGATGCCGTGCTGTTCGAGAACGGCTCGGTCTCGACGCCGGTGGACGTGATCCTCAAGCACGCGCGAGCGTCCCCGCCGAGCCTGTACTCGCACTTCGGCAACAAGGAGGGCTTGATCGCCTCCGCCCTGCGTCGTCGCCTGACGATCTGGACGCAAGTCTGGGACGAAGCGATCGCGTCCGCCGAGTCCGACGTCGACCGACTGCTCGCACTCTGGCCGGCGCTGCGCACCTATCAGGCCCACCACCTGGCCGAGCGCTGGTGCGCCTTCAGCGGCACCGCGGCCGCACATCCCTCGCCGAGCGAGCAACTCGCCGCAGTGCTGGCCGACGAGACTCACCTGCTGCGTATGCGACTGCACGATTACTCCGTGCCGGTCGCCGGTAAGAACGCGAATTCCCTTGCCTCGCAACTGTTCATCGCCTACACCGGAACGATGGCCACCATGCTGCGCGAACCATACGAGCAGGCCATCGACGAAGGTGAAGCGACAGCGCGAGCCCTCGTCTCCAGGTACGCCGCCTGA
- a CDS encoding aldehyde dehydrogenase family protein: MPSLFIDGEWVDAASGATREITCPADGSAVITVAEAGQDDARRAVEAARRAFDEGPWRDTPSPERAALLHRLADRLAAEKDEVARLESLDTGKRFVESQIDVDDIVNVFRHFASLAQGEAGRIVDTGMPDVSSRVVTEPVGVCVLITPWNYPLLQTAWKVAPALAAGNTFVLKPAELTPQTAMWLVRTLDELGLPKGVANLILGAGKDVGPTLTEAPEVDLVSFTGGVVTGRSIMASAAPTVKRVALELGGKNPNVIFADADLPAAIDNALTAIFLDSGQVCSAGARLIVEESIHDEVVDELVRRAEKIRLGGPFDDRAEAGPLISEDHLAKVATYVDDAVAEGAVLRTGGKRCDEGELAKGSYYPPTILDGCDTSMKCVQEESFGPVLTVETFPGADADAAEDAAVKLANDTIYGLAGAVWSQNAGRAERVAKRLRHGTIWINDYHPYVPQAEWGGMKQSGIGRELGHAGLHEYQETKHIWHNTRPAPAGWFGN; this comes from the coding sequence GTGCCCAGCTTGTTCATCGATGGTGAGTGGGTCGACGCCGCATCTGGCGCAACCCGTGAGATCACCTGTCCTGCAGACGGATCCGCGGTGATCACCGTCGCCGAGGCCGGCCAGGACGACGCCCGCCGCGCCGTCGAAGCGGCTCGGCGGGCGTTCGACGAGGGTCCCTGGCGTGACACTCCCTCGCCCGAGCGGGCTGCTCTGCTGCACCGCTTGGCCGACCGGCTGGCGGCGGAGAAAGACGAGGTCGCCCGCCTCGAATCCCTCGACACGGGTAAGCGGTTCGTCGAGTCGCAGATCGACGTCGACGACATCGTCAACGTCTTCCGGCACTTCGCCTCGCTCGCTCAGGGTGAAGCCGGACGCATCGTCGATACCGGCATGCCGGACGTCTCCAGCCGGGTCGTCACCGAACCCGTCGGCGTCTGCGTGCTGATCACCCCGTGGAACTACCCGCTGCTGCAGACCGCGTGGAAGGTCGCCCCGGCGCTCGCAGCCGGAAACACCTTCGTGCTCAAGCCCGCCGAACTCACCCCGCAGACCGCCATGTGGCTGGTGCGTACCCTCGACGAACTCGGCCTGCCCAAGGGCGTTGCCAATTTGATCCTCGGTGCCGGAAAGGACGTGGGTCCGACGCTGACCGAGGCGCCCGAGGTCGACCTGGTCTCCTTCACCGGTGGTGTCGTGACCGGCCGCTCGATCATGGCGTCCGCCGCACCGACCGTGAAGCGCGTCGCGCTCGAGCTGGGCGGCAAGAACCCCAACGTGATCTTCGCGGACGCCGACCTGCCGGCCGCGATCGACAACGCGCTCACCGCGATCTTCCTCGACTCCGGCCAGGTCTGTTCTGCCGGTGCACGGCTCATCGTCGAGGAGTCGATCCATGACGAGGTCGTCGATGAACTCGTCCGTCGTGCCGAGAAGATCCGCCTCGGTGGTCCGTTCGACGACAGGGCCGAGGCAGGACCGCTGATCAGCGAGGACCACTTGGCGAAGGTCGCCACGTACGTGGATGATGCCGTCGCCGAGGGTGCCGTGCTGCGGACCGGCGGAAAGCGTTGCGACGAAGGCGAACTCGCGAAGGGTTCGTACTATCCGCCGACGATCCTCGACGGTTGCGACACCTCGATGAAGTGCGTGCAGGAGGAGTCGTTCGGGCCGGTGCTGACCGTAGAGACTTTTCCCGGCGCGGACGCGGACGCTGCCGAGGATGCTGCGGTGAAGCTCGCCAACGACACCATCTACGGACTCGCCGGAGCAGTGTGGAGCCAGAACGCAGGCCGCGCCGAGCGCGTCGCCAAGCGGCTGCGCCACGGCACCATCTGGATCAACGACTACCACCCGTACGTGCCGCAGGCCGAATGGGGCGGGATGAAACAGTCCGGTATCGGCCGCGAACTGGGTCACGCCGGGTTGCACGAGTACCAGGAGACCAAGCACATCTGGCACAACACTCGGCCCGCCCCGGCGGGATGGTTCGGCAACTGA